The Calditrichota bacterium genome includes the window GCGCTCTCGATAGGCTGATCGACAGGTTCACTTAGTCTGGTCAGGTCGGTCACGACCCGGGTCGTACCGATAGTGAACTTGAGCGCCGAGCGAATGATCGTCTGCCCGGAAAAGCCTTGGTCATCGTTTATGCGACCGGGAGTTCTCTCCAAATGCGGAAAGTAGTATTTACCTAATCCGCCCCAACCCGCTATGGAGATGGTATCCGGTATGACCGTAGCCAGTCGATCTGAATTGGGGATCACAATCTCCGTCAATCCGGGATTGATATCCTCATCGATTGCAATACTGTACAATCGACCGAACTCGCTGTTGGAACTCATGATGTCGAGATGCAATCTGAGCGGCATCTCAGTGTCGTTGAGGAGGCGTATGTAGAGTGTATCCCGCGTGAAGTTAATACTGTCGAGGCCTTGTGGCATATCGATAGCGGTCAGCATCCCCGGAATATCGACCGTCACGCTGTCGAGGACTCCTTCGAACGAGCGGAAGGTAAGTTCATCGGTCCAGTATGTAACATCGACGCCTTGATCGCCGGATATCAACTGGTAGGACTCGCCTTGAAAGCGGGTAACGCGGGTGTCTTCGACGATCACCTCATTGCGGACCCGGAGACGCTGGTCATCCAAAGTCATCTCCAGCCGGGCGCCGTCGAGATCGATGGTCGTTAGGTCGCTCGAAGCTTCAGGCTCCATCACAACGTTACGCACTATAGGCGTGCCGGTCGAATCGAAGAGGTTCTCGAATACCATCCGCGAAGTCAACTTCAACCGGGTGGTGTTGCGTAGTTGAAAGTAAGCACTGCCGCGCTTGATGTCCGCGACAATCACCTTGTTCTTGTTGTCGAAATCGAGGTGATCGTCATTGTCAAATTGCTGCTCAGCTACTTCGGCTTCGCAAGATTCAACGTCGGTGGGGGTGATACTGACGGTGATGCTCAACTTCTCGTCGCCGACGATCTGGACGTTGGAGCCAAAACTGCCCGGCGAATGCCCGTCGGCAATCATCAGTAGTTGGTTCTCGAGATACTTGCCAGATAGGTCGATGCTGTCGCTTCTTACCTCGCCAGGCTGAAAGGGAGGAAAGACCGCCGTGCCGATTGCGTCCTGACTTACCAGATTCGAGATGCGGACGGTCAAGTTCTGCATCTCGACCGGATAGCGATTCTCAACAGTCAATACCAGGTAGCCGCGGTATACGCGCACCCAGCGAAAGATGTCGAATGTCATCGTATCGCGTGCCTGTTCCATATCGAATGCACTGACCGGACCATTGTAACCCGGCTGAAGTGCTGGATTGGCCTCGGCGATATTAATGGTGTCTAAGTCGGGGGTCGGCTCTTCAACGCGAATGGTGTCGATGCGGTTGACATAGTTCCCGATCGAGGAAGCCTCGTAGGTAAGGCGATCTCCGACCGGCTGATAGTCGATCGAGTCCCGCGATTCAAACATCAGGGTCGAATCGACCGGATTGGTGATAATGCCCCATCCGCGCTCGGCCAATCGCGTCGAGTCCGTCAGGAGTTCACCCATCCGGTAGATGCGCTCGCTGAACGGGATGGTCATTTCAACCGTCCAGGAGGGCATGCCCGGCTCCTTTATCGTGCATGAAGAAAGCATCGCCAAGGAGAGCGTTGCCGCCCAAATCAACCCTGCTCGAAAGCGAATTTCACTAAGTCGGGACGTCTGTCGTTTCGCTCGACTGCTCGTTAGTAGATTCGAATTCTTCATTAGGATGCCTTCTGAAAAGCGGGCAGGAGATCGTTGCGCTCCCAGGTGAAGGCTTCGCCTTCCCGACCGAAATGGCCGTATGCGGCAGTCGCGCGGAAAATGGGGCGTCGCAGTTCAAGTCGCTCGATGATGCCGGCGGGAGTCATATCGACGGTGGAATTGACGAGTGCGGTCAGTTCCTCGTCCGGAATGGCGCCGGTGCCGTGACTGTCAACCATCAACGAAACCGGCTCGGCGATGCCGATGGCATAAGCGACTTGAATGGTGCAACGTTCTGCCAGTCCGGCCGCAACAAGGTTGCGCGCAACGTGCCGGGCCGCGTAGGCGGCCGACCGATCGACTTTGGTCGGATCCTTGCCGGAGAAGCAGCCTCCGCCATGGAGCGCAAAGCCGCCATACGTATCGACGATGATTTTGCGTCCGGTCAGTCCGGTATCGGCATGCGGGCCGCCGAGGACGAAGCGTCCGGTCGGGTTTATATGGATCGACATCCCCTTGGTAGGAACATACTCCGCCGGGATCACCTTGTCGATCACCTCGCCGATCACATCCTCACGGATCCGTGCCTGTGTAACATCAGGATCGTGCTGAGTCGATACCACAATGGTCTCGACAGCCACCGGCTTGTTTCCGGCATAGTGCACCGAGACCTGTGTTTTGCCATCCGGCCGCAAATAGGGCAGTATCCCGGACTTTCGAACCGCTGCCAGACGTCGGGCCAGATTGTGCGCCAGTTGAATCGGCAGCGGCATCAGTTCCGGCGTCTCATTTGACGCATAGCCGAACATCATACCCTGATCGCCCGCTCCAGCGCGATCGACACCAAGTGCGATGTCCACCGACTGCTGGTCGATGGTCGTGATGACCGCACAGGTTTCGTAGTCGAAGCCGAAGGAGGCTGTCGTGTAGCCAATGTCCTTTATGACGCTGCGCACCAGGCGGGGAATATCGACATAGGTTGTGGTGCTGATTTCGCCGCCGACGAGTGCCATCCCGGTCGTAAGGAAGGTCTCACAGGCTACCCGCCCGAAAGGATCCTCGTTTAGAACCGCGTCAAGCACGGCGTCGGATATCTGATCGGCTATCTTGTCGGGATGTCCCTCGGTTACTGATTCCGATGTGAAGATAAATCCGCGTTCTTGCATAGTTTGTCGTTAGTTGCTGACGTTAATAGAGTAGTGAATAGAGTCTGCCTACTAAAGGGAGATTTCGCTCGAAGTCCCCAGATTCAGTTCATGCCGTTGTCCGCTTATCCTTGTCCGGCGTCCGATGATCGAATGGGCAAGCACCGCCGCTTCTATATGAGAACTCTCGGCAATGATGGCATCCCGAATCACTGCATCGCGGACAATGCAGTTCTCGCCTATGGATACATAAGGTCCGATGATGGAGCGTTCGATCTGCACCCCCTTGGCTAAATGCACCGGCGGAACAATATGTGAGTCAGTCAGTTTAATGTCATCGTTGAATCCGCCATCGCGGTCAAATAGAAAGCGGTTGGTCTCGAGAAGCGCCTGCGGCTTACCGCAATCATACCACCCTTCGATGGGGTGAACCACGATTTCAATGCCTTGTTCAAGCAGTAGTTGCAAGGCGTCGGTCAGTTGGTATTCGCCCTTAACCGTGATCCCCCGTTCTATTACCTCCTTAATCGCCTCGCCAAGACGGGCACCCTCCCGGATGTAATAGACTCCCACAATGGCAAGATTGGAGGGTGGTTCGGGTGACTTCTCGATCAGCCTCGTCACCCGGCCGGCGTTTAGTTCGACAACGCCGAACTTGCGCGCGTCTGCAACCTCCTTTACCGCAATAACCGACCGTCCGGCCGTCACTATCGGCTTTAGATCCCCATCGACAATAGTGTCGCCCAGGATGATGAGCAAATCCACATCGTCGGGATCAAGCCCCGTTAATACGGCATGGCCAAGGCCCAACATCCGTTCCTGCTGCCGGAACTCCATGGGAACCTGGTAGTGCTGGTGCAGATAAGACTCAATCTGCTCGCCAAGATATCCTGTGATGAACACAAAGCGGTTGCCTCCGGCGGCGATCGCTTGATCGACAATATGGCCGATAATCGGCTTGCCGGCTACCGGCAACAGGGCTTTGGGCTGGGTATAGGTGTGGGGCCTTAGGCGGCTGCCGAGTCCGGCTACCGGAATGATCACCTTCATAATGCGACCTCCCTAAACAAAGGAGGCCTTCTCAACGTTCCTCCACAATCACGGAAAGGTCATAGTCAAGCGTGTCGGCTATAGCCGGCTGACCCTTTTTCAGATAGGTGATGGTAGGTATTGGCGTCGGATCGACACCGCCAAGCGCGGCTACGAAAAGAGATGTCATATCTCCAATCAATACCCGTGCAAGTGTAGTCTCATAAGCATCCTCACCCGCCGAAGGAAAGCGAATCGTGGGGAATCCGTGACCGGCGAAATACTCTTCGAGGCGACCGATCGACTGACGGAGAAGGAACGGATCGTTGGAATCGGTCATAAACACAATAGACCACTGTGCCGGATCGGTCGTTCCCATTCCTTCTATGCCGTTGTGCATCGCTTCAGGAAGGACGAGCGGAAAAGCGGCTTGCTTGCTATTCTCGTTCAGTTGCGCGGCGAATCGGCGGGCTGGTCCAGTGCATTTGAGAGAATGAAGAATCAAGGTGTTACGGCTGCGGACCGATTCCGCAATCGGAAGCGCTGCTCGTAACAATGGATGAGATGCGGGATCGCCCTTGGTGAGGTCCGCAACTAACTTACTCGCAGCGCGCTGCAGACTGCTGGTAACCCCCTCAAATATGCGCCAACGTTCGAGCAGGGAGCCAACATAAGCCATCGAATGTCCGATAGCGGCGCGAGGCTGCATCCCTTCAGGAAGTTTCCATACCGGCATTCCCCAATGGCGGCCCAATTTCTCGAGCGCGCCGCCGGAACAAAACATCACCACAGTCTTCAACCCGCCGGTTACCTGCCGGGCCAAATCGATGATCTCAATCGTGTTGCCCGAGTAACTCGATACTATAGTACCGGACCGGTCGCGTGGAACCGGCGTTCCCCGATGCAGCGTAATTCCTCGCCGTGGCGAGAGCATATCGCGCAATAACTCCCCAACTATCGCCGATCCGCCTAACCCGACAAGGTGAAGTTTTGTCCGGTCGAGCGGCAGATCCCCCTCGTGAAATCCCTTCGCATCTTCAAGCCCGGCCAGGATCTGCGCTGGCATTCCAAGAGCATAGTCGAGCATTCGATTTCGGTCAACCGACCGGAGGAGTTCCAAAGCGTTGGACACCTTGGCTGGTGTCGCAAGCCTAAGGCTTTGTGTCTTCGTATCCATTCTTTCAATTTACAAATATGAGCACCTGACTCCCATATCCGATGCGGTCCGATTGCCACCATCGAAAATAACTTGCCCCCATTGCCTCTACGATTTCAGCACTCCCAACTCCCTGCCTACCTTGTTGAAAGCCGCGACGCAATGGTCGATCTGCCCGGCATCGTGCGCCGCCGAGATCTGTACCCGAATACGTGCCTGACCTTTGGGAACCACCGGAAAGAAGAAGCCGACTACATAGATGCCTTCGTCGAGCAGGCGTGAAGCGAACTGCTGCGCGAGCGGCGCATCATAGAGCATGATCGGCACAATCGGATGCACCCCGGGCTTGATGTCGAAGCCGGCATCGGTCATCTTCCGACGAAAGTAGAGGGTGTTCGACTCCAGTTTATCCCGCAGTTCGGTCGTGCTGGAAAGAAGTTCGAGCACCTTCAGACCGCCGGCAACTATCGGCGGCGCCATAGTATTGGAAAAGATATAAGGGCGCGAACGTTGACGGAGCATCTCGATGATCTCACGGCGGCTCGAAGTGAAGCCTCCCGCCGAACCGCCGAGAGCCTTGCCAAGCGTGGAGGTTATGATATCGACCCGTCCCATCACACCGCAATGCTCGGCAGAGCCGCGTCCGGTCCTGCCAATGAACCCGGTAGCGTGGGAGTCATCGACCATCACCAGGGCATCGTAACGGTCGGCAAGATCGCAAATGGCGTCGAGTTTGGCAATGTCCCCGTCCATCGAAAAGACGCCGTCGGTCGCGATGACCCGGAATCGAGCCGAAGATGTCTCCGTCAGCCTTCGTTCCAGATCAGCCATATCGGCATGCTTGTAAATATGCCGGACAGCTTTCGACAGTCGTATCCCGTCGATGATCGATGCGTGATTCAACTCATCGGTGATGATGGCATCGTCGGCGCCGAAGAGGGTCTCGAAGAGGCCGCCGTTGGCATCGAAACAAGACGTGTAGAGGATCGTATCCTCAGTGCCAAGGAACTTCGACAATGCCGCTTCGAGGTCCTTGTGAATCGCTTGCGTCCCACAGATGAAACGCACCGACGACATTCCATAGCCCCATTCTGAAAGCGCTTGACGGGAGGCTTCGACGAGCGAGGGGTGGTTGCCCAATCCAAGATAATTGTTGGCGCAGAAGTTAAGGACTTCTCCTAAACGCACGCCGATGCGGGCGCCCTGGGGTGATGTGATGACCCGCTCCTGCTTGTAAAGCCCGGCATTGCGCAGGGCGTCTATCTCCGACTGAAGATGCTGGCGAAGAGTGCCAAACATTGGGGTACCGGCTTTATCTGATGACGATGCTAAAGTGCCAGGGAAGCGCGTGGAGGGCTCTCAGCGCAGCAGGAGAAGTGGTAGCAAACGGGTATCGGCGCCGGCTTCGATTCGCAAGATGTAAAGCCCTGCCGGTTCGGCGTCAAGCGTCAGCGCAAGCAGGTGTTCGCCAGGCGAGTACCTTGCTTCATCGAATATTCGAATGCGACGTCCTGTAAGGTCATAGAGTTCGATGCGCACCGTTGCCGATCGATCAAGGCGCAGACTCAAGTGCGTCCGACCATTGGTAGGATTGGGAAAGAGCCCGGCGGCAAAGGAGCCAGGGAGCAGATTTCGGGGAGCCTCCTGTCGCCCCTCGATCAACATCAACCGAAAAACCGACCAGGCATCGCGGCTGAGCATCCCGTCACTGGCGCTCACGCTCCACTCAACGACGCCGTTGAAACGCTCGTTGAAGAACAGTTCCCGTGTTGATAAAGTCGTATCGGTCAGGGCACTCCAGACGAGAGAGTCGCCGTTCGCCGCTCGCACCTTCAGTTCATAGAAAACCGTATCTCCGTCCGGGTCGAATGCCGACTGCCAAACGAAGAGTGAATCGCCAATATAGCGATCGGACTCATACCGGTCGATCCAAAGCGTCTCCTCATCGGCAGGGTAGAATAGATCGAACGGGCCCGGCGCGTCTGAGACCGGGCGGACGTTCACCGCAAAAGTATCGGCAATGAAAAGGGAGTCGCCGACGGCTGCGGAGAGGTAGAAAGTGCTCAAACCGTTCCAGTTGGGTCGGGGTCGTATAAAGAACTCGTGATTGCGTGCCAGACGCCAGGTGAATCCACTCGCTACCTGGACATCGTAACGTGTATCACCATAAGAAGATACAAACA containing:
- a CDS encoding methionine adenosyltransferase; translated protein: MQERGFIFTSESVTEGHPDKIADQISDAVLDAVLNEDPFGRVACETFLTTGMALVGGEISTTTYVDIPRLVRSVIKDIGYTTASFGFDYETCAVITTIDQQSVDIALGVDRAGAGDQGMMFGYASNETPELMPLPIQLAHNLARRLAAVRKSGILPYLRPDGKTQVSVHYAGNKPVAVETIVVSTQHDPDVTQARIREDVIGEVIDKVIPAEYVPTKGMSIHINPTGRFVLGGPHADTGLTGRKIIVDTYGGFALHGGGCFSGKDPTKVDRSAAYAARHVARNLVAAGLAERCTIQVAYAIGIAEPVSLMVDSHGTGAIPDEELTALVNSTVDMTPAGIIERLELRRPIFRATAAYGHFGREGEAFTWERNDLLPAFQKAS
- a CDS encoding nucleotidyl transferase — protein: MKVIIPVAGLGSRLRPHTYTQPKALLPVAGKPIIGHIVDQAIAAGGNRFVFITGYLGEQIESYLHQHYQVPMEFRQQERMLGLGHAVLTGLDPDDVDLLIILGDTIVDGDLKPIVTAGRSVIAVKEVADARKFGVVELNAGRVTRLIEKSPEPPSNLAIVGVYYIREGARLGEAIKEVIERGITVKGEYQLTDALQLLLEQGIEIVVHPIEGWYDCGKPQALLETNRFLFDRDGGFNDDIKLTDSHIVPPVHLAKGVQIERSIIGPYVSIGENCIVRDAVIRDAIIAESSHIEAAVLAHSIIGRRTRISGQRHELNLGTSSEISL
- the kbl gene encoding glycine C-acetyltransferase → MFGTLRQHLQSEIDALRNAGLYKQERVITSPQGARIGVRLGEVLNFCANNYLGLGNHPSLVEASRQALSEWGYGMSSVRFICGTQAIHKDLEAALSKFLGTEDTILYTSCFDANGGLFETLFGADDAIITDELNHASIIDGIRLSKAVRHIYKHADMADLERRLTETSSARFRVIATDGVFSMDGDIAKLDAICDLADRYDALVMVDDSHATGFIGRTGRGSAEHCGVMGRVDIITSTLGKALGGSAGGFTSSRREIIEMLRQRSRPYIFSNTMAPPIVAGGLKVLELLSSTTELRDKLESNTLYFRRKMTDAGFDIKPGVHPIVPIMLYDAPLAQQFASRLLDEGIYVVGFFFPVVPKGQARIRVQISAAHDAGQIDHCVAAFNKVGRELGVLKS
- a CDS encoding T9SS type A sorting domain-containing protein; amino-acid sequence: MKRYLAVLLFFGTFAGALALPHFRVSPNSLENDIRGQFPTRDTLVINNGEGDEELIWQMEIRIIGEPADSGWIYATVMSGRVAAGRQQISVVRMDGRNLQNGDYYADLFFTSNDPNRSEWTVPAAGHKGTFPRIATNRQVPVQWDFWGFDLNRVHARMYWGETYTTNIQVQNPGSARLVVDSLASQNGYFRFNPAAFQLDPGQSRQVQVIFDAREVGANSTINTSISNAWDPRELNFRIVATVLPVFRLGTPIADLEIDEDAPEVLVADLDSVFVSSYGDTRYDVQVASGFTWRLARNHEFFIRPRPNWNGLSTFYLSAAVGDSLFIADTFAVNVRPVSDAPGPFDLFYPADEETLWIDRYESDRYIGDSLFVWQSAFDPDGDTVFYELKVRAANGDSLVWSALTDTTLSTRELFFNERFNGVVEWSVSASDGMLSRDAWSVFRLMLIEGRQEAPRNLLPGSFAAGLFPNPTNGRTHLSLRLDRSATVRIELYDLTGRRIRIFDEARYSPGEHLLALTLDAEPAGLYILRIEAGADTRLLPLLLLR